One window from the genome of Elephas maximus indicus isolate mEleMax1 chromosome 8, mEleMax1 primary haplotype, whole genome shotgun sequence encodes:
- the SYT15 gene encoding synaptotagmin-15 has protein sequence MAEQVALVIGGITGGLLLLLLLTRLSCYLWKRLCATFTYEELPGTTDSATTAASSRQGDKFCQPRARTQLSRPPDVPFVVPPSLQGWNWMPLHSGEWVQAVRDPCPALELLPHPSCSNLGVSSMVGTINPELYKYPEDKGETEFPEGCLGRLWFTVEYQQKAERLLVGLIKAQRLQAPADTCSHLVKIHLLPDERRFLQSKTKCKTANPQFDEHFIFQVSSKSVVQRVLRFSVYHVDRQRKHQLLGQVLFPLKDETLEGDCRRIIWRDLEAENLEPPSELGDLQFCLSYNDYLTRLTVVVLRARGLRIQENSVVSVFVEVSLMKHNKFAKCKKTSAVPGSAHPVYNETFGFKVEPAELDTASLSLTVLQSTGSDESHELGRVVVGPYMYARRKELEHWDAMVSKPKELVRRWHALSRSPEP, from the exons AGCAGGTGGCCCTGGTGATTGGGGGCATCACTGgggggctgctgctgctgctgctgctgaccaGGCTGAGCTGCTATCTCTGGAAGAGGCTTTGTGCCACCTTCACCTACGAGGAGCTGCCTGGCACAACAGACTCGGCCACCACAGCTGCCTCCAGCAGACAGGGGGACAAGTTCTGCCAGCCGAGGGCCAGGACCCAGCTGAGCAG gccaCCAGATGTGCCATTTGTGGTGCCACCTTCCCTCCAAGGCTGGAACTGGATGCCTCTGCACAGTGGAGAGTGGGTCCAGGCCGTACGAGACCCCTGCCCAGCCCTGGAGCTCCTGCCTCACCCTTCCTGCAGCAACCTCG GGGTTTCAAGTATGGTGGGGACAATCAACCCAGAGCTGTACAAGTACCCTGAGGACAAAGGTGAGACTGAGTTCCCTGAGGGCTGCCTGGGGCGGCTGTGGTTCACGGTAGAGTACCAGCAGAAGGCCGAGCGGCTGCTGGTGGGGCTGATCAAGGCTCAGCGGCTGCAAGCCCCCGCGGACACCTGCAGCCACCTGGTGAAAATCCACTTGCTGCCCGATGAGCGGCGCTTCCTGCAGTCGAAGACCAAGTGCAAAACCGCCAACCCACAGTTTGATGAGCACTTCATCTTCCAG GTGTCCAGTAAGAGCGTCGTGCAGAGGGTGCTCAGGTTCTCTGTGTACCACGTGGACAGGCAGAGGAAGCACCAGCTCCTGGGCCAGGTACTGTTCCCCCTGAAGGATGAGACCCTGGAGGGTGACTGCCGGCGCATCATCTGGAGGGACCTGGAGGCCGAGAACCTGGAG CCCCCCTCAGAGTTGGGTGACCTCCAGTTCTGCCTCAGCTACAACGACTACCTGACGCGCCTCACAGTGGTTGTGCTGCGGGCCAGGGGCCTCCGGATCCAGGAGAACAGTGTTGTCA GTGTGTTTGTCGAGGTATCTCTGATGAAGCACAACAAGTTTGCCAAGTGCAAGAAGACTTCGGCTGTGCCAGGCTCTGCCCACCCTGTGTACAATGAGACCTTCGGCTTCAAAGTTGAGCCCGCTGAGCTGGACACAGCCAGCCTAAGTCTGACTGTGCTGCAGAGCACAGGGAGCGACG AGAGCCACGAGCTGGGCCGCGTGGTGGTGGGCCCTTACATGTACGCCCGCCGCAAGGAGCTGGAACACTGGGATGCGATGGTCAGCAAGCCCAAGGAGCTGGTGAGGCGATGGCACGCGCTTTCCCGCAGCCCCGAGCCCTGA